In the Chromatiaceae bacterium genome, one interval contains:
- a CDS encoding GTP-binding protein — translation MTACPTESSALHPPTAEPAGDGRVPVTVLTGFLGAGKTTLLNRILTERHGKRIAVIENEYGEIGIDHELVVQSDEEIFEMNNGCICCTVRGDLIRILGRLMRRRQRFDHIIIETTGMADPGPVAQTFFMDDEMKAKLRLDAIVTLVDARHVLQHLDSDECHAQLAFADVIVLNKIDLVDAEAHAVLEQRIRQVNRLAQIHPAAYGAVALDRLLDIRAFDLASRTAEQPEFLQEELPFEWAGVYDLVVGRYQLDLQPGPDPTIDLVLDGPGLEHPGAFDASKRAAMLSYSADPCPLVEAASLVPDRRLYRLAIDPLTGAHPSIEIRASGRYVLFSQHLPEEFALSLRDAAAVSLTPTATYRYASPHSHDTSVGSVGLRVQGDLDPARFETWMVDLLRRRGADIFRTKGVLSIAGDDHRFVFQGVHMLFDGQAGRAWEQDSLRESQLVFIGRDLDRAALSDGLNACLA, via the coding sequence ATGACAGCCTGTCCGACAGAATCGTCCGCACTGCATCCGCCCACCGCCGAGCCTGCCGGCGACGGCCGCGTACCCGTCACTGTGCTGACCGGGTTTCTGGGTGCCGGCAAGACCACGCTGCTGAACCGTATCCTGACGGAGCGGCACGGCAAGCGCATCGCGGTGATCGAGAACGAATATGGTGAGATCGGCATAGACCACGAGCTGGTCGTGCAGTCCGATGAAGAGATCTTCGAAATGAACAACGGCTGCATCTGCTGCACCGTGCGCGGCGATCTCATTCGTATCCTCGGTCGATTGATGCGGCGTAGACAGCGCTTCGATCACATCATCATCGAGACCACCGGCATGGCGGACCCCGGACCGGTTGCGCAGACCTTCTTCATGGACGACGAAATGAAGGCCAAGCTGCGGCTCGACGCGATCGTCACGCTGGTCGATGCACGACACGTGCTGCAGCATCTAGACAGCGACGAATGCCATGCGCAGCTCGCCTTCGCCGACGTGATCGTGCTGAACAAGATCGACCTGGTCGACGCCGAAGCGCATGCAGTACTCGAACAACGGATTCGCCAAGTCAACCGCCTCGCCCAGATCCATCCCGCGGCTTACGGAGCCGTCGCGCTCGATCGTCTGCTCGACATCCGCGCCTTCGACCTCGCGTCCCGCACTGCCGAGCAGCCCGAGTTTCTGCAGGAAGAGCTGCCGTTCGAATGGGCCGGCGTGTACGACCTGGTTGTAGGACGCTATCAGCTGGATCTGCAACCCGGCCCCGATCCGACCATCGATCTGGTGCTCGACGGGCCCGGCCTGGAGCATCCGGGCGCGTTTGATGCCAGCAAGCGCGCCGCGATGCTCTCGTACTCCGCGGATCCGTGTCCGCTGGTCGAAGCAGCGTCGCTCGTACCCGACCGGCGACTCTACCGGCTTGCAATAGACCCGCTCACGGGCGCACACCCATCGATCGAGATCCGCGCGAGCGGGCGCTACGTGTTGTTCAGCCAACACCTTCCCGAGGAATTCGCGCTGTCATTGCGCGACGCTGCCGCAGTGTCGCTGACGCCCACCGCGACGTACCGCTACGCCAGCCCGCACAGCCACGACACCAGCGTCGGCTCGGTGGGTCTCCGTGTGCAGGGCGACCTCGACCCGGCACGGTTCGAGACCTGGATGGTCGACCTGTTGCGGCGCCGCGGGGCCGACATATTCCGTACCAAGGGGGTGCTGAGCATCGCCGGCGACGACCACCGGTTCGTTTTCCAGGGTGTGCACATGCTGTTCGACGGACAGGCTGGCCGGGCATGGGAACAGGACAGCCTTCGCGAAAGCCAGCTCGTCTTCATCGGCCGTGACCTGGATCGAGCGGCACTCAGCGACGGACTGAACGCATGTCTGGCCTAG
- a CDS encoding TAXI family TRAP transporter solute-binding subunit — translation MHIGWKAWIARLQLIALAVLPLAHADAKPGGDSVVDVSLATATPGGGFQLYGAQFAEVLNAAGEGWRIEPVASRGSRENLQLLDQGRVDLALVEGNAARQVLEDPAQQAHGLRILSVMYPNPGLFAVSGDSPHRSIDDLRGRPIAFGTRASGLRILARDVLDGLGLTSDGDFVELILDKAAEGPRLVLSGRADALWGAGIAWPGFVRLADSATGARFIAPTGAQIEAILKRHPHLRRMSVPAGTYRGQTQSIESVGLWSLILTRADLPDDLAYRLAEAIHRHQGTLAQRFAQGRYTSAENTVQQVDPGRLHPGAARYYRSAGLLQ, via the coding sequence ATGCACATCGGATGGAAAGCCTGGATTGCCCGGCTGCAGCTGATCGCGCTGGCGGTTTTGCCCCTGGCTCATGCAGACGCGAAGCCGGGAGGCGATTCGGTGGTCGACGTCAGTCTGGCGACCGCGACGCCGGGTGGGGGATTTCAGCTGTATGGCGCACAGTTCGCCGAGGTCCTGAACGCCGCGGGCGAGGGGTGGCGGATCGAGCCGGTCGCGAGCCGTGGCAGCCGGGAGAATCTGCAGCTGCTGGACCAGGGACGCGTTGATCTGGCGCTGGTAGAAGGCAATGCGGCGCGCCAGGTGCTGGAGGACCCGGCGCAACAGGCGCATGGCCTGCGTATCCTTAGCGTGATGTACCCCAACCCCGGGCTGTTCGCCGTGTCCGGGGATTCGCCGCACCGCTCGATCGACGATCTCAGGGGCCGGCCGATCGCCTTCGGTACCCGGGCGTCCGGTCTGCGGATCCTCGCCCGCGACGTGCTGGATGGGCTCGGCCTGACGTCCGACGGGGATTTCGTCGAGCTGATCCTGGACAAGGCCGCTGAGGGCCCGCGGCTGGTGTTGAGCGGCCGGGCCGATGCGCTGTGGGGCGCCGGGATTGCCTGGCCCGGTTTCGTCAGGCTCGCCGACAGCGCTACCGGCGCGCGCTTCATCGCCCCGACCGGCGCACAGATCGAGGCAATCCTGAAACGGCATCCGCACCTGCGCAGGATGAGCGTGCCGGCGGGGACCTATCGCGGCCAGACGCAATCGATCGAGTCGGTCGGCCTCTGGTCATTGATCCTGACCCGCGCCGATCTGCCGGACGACCTGGCGTACCGATTGGCGGAGGCCATCCACCGGCATCAGGGGACACTGGCACAGCGGTTCGCGCAGGGTCGTTATACCTCTGCCGAGAACACGGTACAGCAGGTGGACCCTGGACGGCTGCATCCTGGAGCGGCCAGGTACTACCGATCGGCAGGGCTGCTGCAATGA
- the ntrB gene encoding nitrate ABC transporter permease produces the protein MLQSLNLRAALVSIGILVLVLGVWEILNRPPESSQALTEYEILMGGADQEARVPPPSDVARLAFEELSNPFYDAGPNDKGIGIQLAYSIYRVLAGYLIAALIAIPIGFLIGMSPLMYKALNPFIQVLRPISPLAWMPLALFIIKDSEASSIFVIFICSIWPMLINTAFGVAGVRKDWVNVARTHELSPLRTALTVILPAAAPTILTGMRISIGIAWLVIVAAEMLVGGTGIGYYVWNEWNNLDLASVIFSILMIGLVGMVLDLVLSAATRLVQYEE, from the coding sequence ATGCTGCAATCACTCAACCTGCGCGCCGCCCTGGTTTCGATCGGCATCCTGGTACTCGTTCTCGGCGTATGGGAGATCCTGAATCGTCCGCCGGAATCCAGCCAGGCACTGACCGAATACGAGATCCTGATGGGCGGTGCCGACCAGGAGGCGCGCGTCCCGCCGCCATCCGATGTCGCCAGACTGGCGTTCGAGGAACTGTCCAACCCGTTCTACGACGCGGGCCCCAACGACAAGGGCATCGGAATCCAGCTCGCCTATTCGATCTACCGCGTGCTCGCGGGCTATCTGATCGCCGCGCTGATTGCCATCCCGATCGGCTTCCTGATCGGCATGTCGCCGCTGATGTACAAGGCGCTCAATCCGTTCATCCAGGTGCTTCGGCCAATCTCGCCACTGGCGTGGATGCCGCTGGCATTGTTCATCATCAAGGATTCCGAGGCGTCGTCGATCTTCGTGATCTTCATCTGCTCGATCTGGCCGATGCTGATCAATACGGCGTTCGGCGTCGCCGGTGTACGCAAGGACTGGGTGAATGTCGCGCGCACCCATGAACTGTCACCGCTGCGTACCGCGTTGACAGTGATCCTGCCTGCCGCCGCTCCAACCATCCTAACCGGCATGCGCATCTCGATCGGTATCGCCTGGCTGGTGATTGTCGCCGCCGAGATGCTGGTCGGTGGTACAGGGATCGGCTACTACGTGTGGAACGAATGGAACAACCTCGACCTCGCCAGCGTGATCTTCTCGATCCTGATGATCGGTCTGGTCGGCATGGTGCTCGACCTCGTGTTGTCCGCCGCCACCCGCCTCGTGCAGTACGAAGAGTGA
- a CDS encoding (2Fe-2S)-binding protein, whose amino-acid sequence MAKLNINGQPVEVDADASTPLLWVLREQLGLTGTKYSCGIGVCGACTVHIDGEVARACVVPVGAVQPSQQVVTIEGLSADASHPVQRAWAELDVPQCGYCQPGMIMAAAALLADNPQPSDADIDARITNICRCGTFNRVRRGIHLAAELNRRGRA is encoded by the coding sequence ATGGCCAAACTGAATATCAACGGGCAGCCCGTCGAGGTCGACGCGGACGCCTCGACACCGCTGTTGTGGGTGCTGCGCGAGCAACTGGGCCTGACCGGCACCAAGTACAGCTGCGGGATAGGGGTCTGTGGTGCCTGCACGGTGCACATCGACGGTGAGGTGGCACGCGCCTGCGTGGTCCCGGTCGGCGCGGTGCAGCCGTCGCAGCAGGTCGTGACCATCGAGGGCCTGTCGGCAGACGCCAGCCACCCGGTTCAACGGGCCTGGGCGGAACTCGACGTGCCGCAGTGCGGCTATTGCCAACCCGGGATGATCATGGCCGCGGCCGCCCTGCTGGCCGACAATCCGCAGCCGAGCGATGCGGATATCGATGCCCGTATCACCAACATCTGTCGATGCGGGACCTTCAACCGGGTTCGCCGTGGCATCCACCTGGCCGCCGAATTGAATCGGCGTGGGAGGGCGTGA
- a CDS encoding ABC transporter ATP-binding protein, translated as MNRHFLEIENLSRRFPGKEGELTVFEHANFSIDKGEFVCIIGHSGCGKSTIMNVLAGLDAPTEGNVFMDGQEVAGPSLDRGVVFQNYSLLPWLSALHNVTFAVRSRWPGWSKEQVRAHSYKYLEMVGLGGGAELRKPAQLSGGMRQRVSIARAFAIQPKLLLLDEPFGALDALTRGTIQDELLKICDATHQTVFMITHDVDEAILLADRILLMTNGPYARVAESVKVDLAKPRLRGQIIHDPGYYPIRNHLVDFLVRRSEELSGATQLDRQNDDPAAPPVEVNPALDAAASMSGPARNSVRAG; from the coding sequence ATGAACAGACATTTCCTCGAGATCGAGAACCTGAGTCGTCGCTTTCCCGGCAAAGAAGGAGAACTCACCGTCTTCGAGCACGCGAACTTCAGCATCGACAAGGGCGAGTTCGTCTGCATCATCGGCCATTCGGGCTGCGGCAAGTCGACCATCATGAACGTGCTCGCCGGATTGGACGCACCAACCGAAGGCAACGTGTTCATGGACGGCCAGGAAGTGGCAGGTCCCAGCCTCGATCGTGGCGTGGTGTTTCAGAACTACTCGCTGCTGCCGTGGTTGAGCGCCCTGCACAATGTGACCTTTGCGGTGCGTTCGCGTTGGCCTGGCTGGAGCAAGGAACAGGTACGCGCACACAGCTACAAGTACCTGGAGATGGTCGGCCTGGGCGGCGGTGCGGAACTGCGCAAACCGGCGCAGCTGTCGGGAGGCATGCGTCAGCGCGTATCGATCGCACGGGCATTCGCGATCCAGCCCAAACTGCTGTTGCTCGACGAACCCTTCGGCGCCCTCGATGCCTTGACGCGCGGCACCATTCAGGATGAGTTGCTTAAGATCTGTGATGCGACCCACCAGACGGTTTTCATGATCACCCATGACGTCGACGAGGCGATCCTGCTGGCGGACCGCATCCTGTTGATGACCAACGGCCCCTATGCGCGGGTCGCCGAGTCCGTCAAGGTCGACCTGGCAAAGCCGCGGCTGCGCGGCCAGATCATTCACGATCCCGGCTACTACCCGATCCGCAACCACCTCGTCGACTTCCTGGTACGGCGTTCCGAGGAACTCTCCGGTGCAACCCAGCTGGATCGGCAAAATGACGACCCGGCGGCACCGCCGGTCGAGGTGAACCCGGCGCTCGATGCCGCGGCCTCGATGTCCGGACCCGCTCGCAACAGTGTGCGTGCAGGATGA
- a CDS encoding HupE/UreJ family protein, with the protein MTHAHALFAERRARLSGGAAVALTLATPLAHAHHAMGGAMPTTFGEGLISGIAHPVIGLDHLAFLVVAALLSATLSGRARYLAPLAFVVATIAGTLYHLGAHELPLAETVIALSALLGGVAVMLRGSLPALMTGVAFAVIGIFHGYAYGESIIGAEQTPLLSYLVGFGLVQYAIIVGGALLSSRITAQSRQWQQRVARFGGGFAAAIGVLFLGLQLA; encoded by the coding sequence ATGACCCATGCACACGCACTGTTCGCTGAACGTCGCGCCCGCCTGAGCGGCGGCGCCGCGGTCGCCCTGACCCTGGCAACCCCGCTCGCACACGCTCATCACGCCATGGGCGGTGCGATGCCAACCACCTTCGGCGAGGGCCTGATATCCGGGATCGCTCACCCGGTGATCGGCCTCGATCATCTGGCTTTTCTGGTCGTCGCGGCACTGCTCAGCGCGACGCTGAGTGGACGCGCCCGCTATCTCGCACCGTTGGCATTCGTCGTCGCGACGATCGCCGGCACCCTGTATCACCTCGGCGCCCATGAACTGCCGCTGGCCGAGACGGTGATCGCACTGTCGGCGCTGCTGGGCGGCGTCGCGGTAATGCTGAGAGGCAGCCTGCCCGCATTGATGACAGGCGTGGCGTTCGCCGTGATCGGCATCTTCCACGGCTATGCCTACGGCGAATCGATCATCGGTGCAGAGCAGACGCCGCTACTGTCCTACCTGGTCGGTTTCGGCCTGGTCCAGTACGCGATCATCGTCGGCGGCGCGCTGCTGTCGAGTCGAATCACCGCACAATCGCGCCAGTGGCAGCAGCGCGTGGCACGGTTCGGTGGCGGCTTTGCCGCGGCGATCGGTGTGCTGTTCCTCGGCCTCCAGCTCGCCTGA
- the cynS gene encoding cyanase — translation MTLAILAARKKLGMSWEDLAAKAGLAPVFVTSACLGMNSLKPEYADKVAAALGLDAELSEALRQFPHKKWDQIVPTDPVIYRLYEIVGVYGETIKEIIHEKFGDGIMSAIDFSMHIDKEQNPAGDRVVVTMNGKFLPYKSW, via the coding sequence ATGACGCTGGCCATCCTGGCCGCCCGCAAGAAGCTCGGCATGAGTTGGGAAGATCTGGCCGCCAAGGCAGGGCTCGCCCCGGTCTTCGTGACATCGGCGTGCCTCGGCATGAACAGCCTCAAACCGGAATACGCCGACAAGGTGGCGGCGGCGCTTGGCCTGGATGCCGAACTGAGCGAGGCGTTGCGGCAGTTTCCGCACAAGAAGTGGGACCAGATCGTCCCGACCGATCCTGTGATCTACCGCCTGTACGAGATCGTCGGTGTGTATGGCGAGACGATCAAGGAGATCATCCACGAGAAATTCGGCGACGGGATCATGTCGGCGATCGACTTCTCGATGCACATCGACAAGGAACAGAACCCGGCCGGCGACCGCGTCGTGGTGACCATGAACGGCAAGTTCCTGCCCTACAAATCCTGGTGA
- a CDS encoding sigma 54-interacting transcriptional regulator has translation MRDGVDAAMLPAADLFEHSPEAQALIDPFADRLLAANAECRTLLGCGSDDLHGLVPSRLFGEQTAELIVFTEAVLEKGSGWSDALQCHTLDGRVREVTCRATRVQTRNGAALLLALRDIEHQDHQQAASEANEFVRRGLSEWRRVQRLFEEIEQENQLILQAAGEGIYGVNTEGTTTFVNPAAQRMLGYSAAELVGENMHRVLHHTHADGSHYPVGDCPIYAAFKDGAVHQVQNEVFWCKDGSPIPVEYTSTPIRQGGELVGAVVVFRDVSERKETERRLHQALDELERLKQRLEMENAYLQEEIRGDHNYQEIVGRSEALRRTIHKIEMVAPTDAAVLIVGESGTGKELIARAIHQSSARSARPLIRVNCAAVPRELFESEFFGHVRGAFTGALRDRAGRFELADGGTLFLDEIGEIPLELQSKLLRVLQEGQFERVGSDQTLSVDVRIIAATNRELGKEVAAGRFREDLYFRLNVFPITSVPLRERPEDIPLLASHFLHNACRRFGRDPLRLTTADVQRLQAYDWPGNVRELENVLERAVIISRGSQLRLELPQVQHVPQRPATVTPVPTDGLLTEHQRRERDRAAIRQALQRSGGKVFGPGGAAEILGVKPTTLASRIKRWGIDRPELKG, from the coding sequence ATGCGCGACGGCGTGGACGCAGCCATGTTGCCGGCGGCGGATCTGTTCGAACATTCGCCGGAGGCCCAGGCGTTGATCGATCCGTTCGCCGATCGGCTGCTCGCCGCCAACGCCGAATGTCGGACGCTTCTGGGTTGTGGCAGTGACGACCTGCACGGATTGGTGCCGAGCCGGTTGTTTGGTGAGCAGACCGCCGAACTGATCGTGTTCACCGAGGCGGTACTCGAGAAGGGCAGCGGCTGGAGTGATGCCCTCCAATGTCACACCCTCGATGGCCGGGTGCGCGAGGTGACCTGCCGTGCCACGCGCGTGCAGACACGCAACGGTGCGGCCCTGTTGCTGGCGTTGCGCGACATCGAGCATCAGGACCATCAGCAGGCGGCGAGCGAGGCGAACGAGTTCGTGCGTCGCGGTCTGTCCGAATGGCGCCGTGTGCAGCGCCTGTTCGAGGAGATCGAGCAAGAAAACCAGTTGATCCTGCAGGCGGCCGGCGAGGGGATCTATGGCGTCAACACCGAGGGCACGACGACCTTCGTGAACCCGGCTGCGCAGCGCATGCTGGGTTACTCGGCGGCCGAACTGGTCGGCGAGAACATGCACCGTGTGCTGCACCACACGCATGCCGATGGCAGCCATTACCCGGTGGGCGACTGCCCGATCTACGCGGCGTTCAAGGACGGTGCCGTTCACCAGGTACAGAACGAAGTGTTCTGGTGCAAAGACGGTAGCCCGATCCCGGTCGAATACACCAGTACTCCGATCCGCCAGGGCGGTGAACTGGTCGGTGCGGTCGTGGTGTTTCGCGACGTCAGTGAACGCAAGGAGACCGAGCGCCGACTACACCAGGCGCTCGACGAGCTCGAACGGCTGAAACAGCGCCTGGAGATGGAAAACGCCTACCTGCAGGAGGAGATCCGCGGTGATCACAATTACCAGGAGATCGTCGGCCGTAGCGAGGCGTTGCGCCGCACGATCCACAAGATCGAGATGGTGGCCCCAACCGATGCAGCGGTGTTGATCGTCGGGGAGTCCGGTACCGGCAAGGAACTGATCGCGCGCGCGATCCATCAAAGCAGCGCGCGCAGCGCGCGACCCCTGATCCGGGTGAATTGCGCGGCGGTGCCACGTGAGCTCTTCGAGAGCGAGTTCTTCGGTCACGTGCGCGGCGCCTTCACCGGCGCATTGCGCGATCGCGCCGGTCGCTTCGAACTGGCAGACGGCGGTACCTTGTTCCTCGACGAGATCGGCGAGATCCCGCTCGAGCTTCAGAGCAAGCTGTTGCGTGTGCTGCAGGAAGGTCAGTTCGAACGGGTCGGCAGCGATCAGACCCTGAGCGTCGATGTGCGGATCATTGCGGCGACCAACCGCGAACTCGGCAAGGAGGTCGCCGCAGGACGTTTCCGGGAGGATCTGTATTTCCGGCTCAACGTCTTTCCGATCACCTCGGTGCCGCTGCGCGAACGCCCGGAAGACATTCCGCTGCTCGCATCGCATTTCCTGCATAACGCCTGCCGGCGGTTCGGTCGCGACCCGCTGCGTCTGACGACCGCCGATGTGCAGCGGCTGCAGGCATACGACTGGCCTGGCAATGTGCGCGAACTGGAGAACGTGTTGGAACGTGCGGTGATCATCTCGCGCGGCAGCCAGCTGCGCCTCGAGTTGCCGCAGGTCCAGCACGTCCCCCAGCGACCGGCGACGGTCACGCCGGTGCCGACCGACGGCCTGTTGACCGAGCACCAGCGGCGCGAACGTGACCGCGCGGCGATTCGACAGGCACTGCAGCGGAGCGGGGGGAAGGTGTTCGGGCCGGGAGGGGCGGCCGAGATCCTGGGGGTGAAACCCACGACGCTGGCTTCGCGCATCAAACGCTGGGGTATAGACCGCCCGGAACTGAAAGGCTGA
- a CDS encoding ABC transporter substrate-binding protein translates to MSFKSLGNPFDGESDLTHGPGCSCPICVFAREQVQAEYECSETELTERLERAVFEEVDQPQRDMPLQAATRVGDRVPEDRTLDSPEDVMDRVIESAVVRSVFGHHEPSRRQFMRMIGGGTMAAIFGAMFPMEAAKAAIKETLGKPEKAKLKIGFVPITCATPIIMSHPMGFYSKYGLDVDVIKTAGWAVARDKSLAGEYDASHMLTPMPLAMSMGAGSTAMPFRMPLVENINGQAIVLHVKHKDKRDPKQWKGFKFGVPFDYSMHNFLLRYYVAEHGLDPDQDIQIRVVPPPEMVANLRAGNLDGYLSPDPFNQRAVWEKVGFLHTLTKDIWEGHPCCAFACSEKFTVELPNTYGALMKAIVDATAYSQKPENRLEIAKAIAPKNYLNQPEPVIAQVLTGKYADGLGNVKNDPKRIDFDPFPWHSMGVWILTQMKRWGYIKGDIDYKKIAEEVYLAADATRIMHDLGYDAPDHTYEKYTIMGKEFDPDNAEAYVNSFAIKRV, encoded by the coding sequence ATGTCTTTCAAAAGTCTGGGAAACCCCTTCGATGGGGAATCCGATCTCACGCATGGCCCCGGTTGTTCCTGTCCGATCTGCGTTTTCGCGCGCGAACAGGTGCAGGCGGAGTACGAGTGTTCAGAGACGGAACTCACCGAACGATTGGAACGAGCGGTGTTCGAGGAGGTGGACCAGCCGCAGAGGGATATGCCGCTGCAGGCCGCGACGCGGGTCGGTGACCGCGTGCCCGAAGACCGCACGCTGGACTCACCCGAAGACGTCATGGACCGGGTGATCGAAAGCGCGGTGGTGCGTTCTGTGTTCGGCCATCACGAGCCCAGCCGACGCCAGTTCATGCGCATGATCGGCGGCGGCACCATGGCCGCGATCTTTGGCGCGATGTTCCCGATGGAAGCGGCCAAGGCCGCAATCAAGGAGACGCTCGGCAAGCCGGAGAAGGCGAAGCTCAAGATCGGCTTCGTACCGATCACCTGCGCGACGCCGATCATCATGTCGCACCCGATGGGTTTCTACTCCAAGTACGGACTGGATGTCGACGTGATCAAGACCGCGGGCTGGGCCGTTGCGCGCGACAAGTCCCTTGCGGGTGAATACGACGCGTCCCACATGCTGACGCCGATGCCATTGGCGATGTCGATGGGTGCCGGGTCGACCGCGATGCCGTTCCGCATGCCGCTGGTCGAGAACATCAACGGCCAGGCGATCGTGTTGCACGTCAAGCACAAGGACAAACGTGATCCCAAGCAGTGGAAGGGCTTCAAGTTCGGTGTGCCGTTCGACTATTCGATGCACAACTTTCTGCTGCGCTACTATGTCGCGGAACATGGCCTGGACCCGGATCAGGACATCCAGATCCGCGTCGTGCCACCGCCCGAGATGGTCGCCAATCTACGCGCCGGCAACCTCGACGGATACCTTTCCCCCGACCCGTTCAATCAACGCGCGGTGTGGGAGAAGGTCGGCTTTCTGCACACGCTGACCAAGGACATCTGGGAGGGGCATCCCTGCTGCGCCTTCGCGTGCTCGGAAAAGTTCACGGTCGAGCTGCCCAACACCTACGGTGCGTTGATGAAGGCGATCGTCGACGCGACGGCCTATTCGCAGAAGCCCGAGAACCGACTTGAGATCGCGAAGGCGATCGCGCCGAAGAACTATCTCAACCAGCCCGAGCCGGTGATTGCCCAGGTGTTGACCGGCAAATACGCGGACGGCCTCGGCAACGTCAAGAACGATCCCAAGCGAATCGACTTCGATCCGTTCCCGTGGCATTCGATGGGCGTCTGGATCCTTACGCAGATGAAGCGCTGGGGTTACATCAAGGGCGATATCGACTACAAGAAGATCGCCGAAGAAGTCTACCTCGCCGCCGATGCCACGCGCATCATGCACGACCTCGGATACGACGCGCCGGATCATACCTATGAGAAGTACACGATCATGGGCAAGGAGTTCGATCCGGACAACGCCGAGGCGTACGTCAACAGCTTCGCCATCAAACGCGTTTGA